CTTACTTTACCTTtaagtttatttcaagtaggttaaGGTAGGTATAGTTGAAGGTATCAgaaataacattttcatttcaGTTCTAAATATGGAACTCGATGTGTACCTACtggcaattttattattattgggtAAGGTCAAGTTTGCTACGTCATACTTCAAAATAACTTGTATCGACTTCGATACAGACTACTTATCGATTAGTATCGATATGATATAGGTATAGTATATgctagttaggtaggtccagTTTCAAAAAAGAGGTGAACcaccgaatccagctcggctgggcagcattcgggaaactccgcgatatCTTTACGtctaaaattcctcagtgcctgaagacgaaagtcttcgaacagtgttgccagtgatgacctacggatccgagacttggttgctaactatatgggccttattagaatgctctaagtcactcagcgggcgatggagcgagttatgcttggagactggagtttctctgcgtgatcgaatcagaaatgaggagatccgcagacgaaccaactTACTCAGTCACTGACATCGGTACTCgtagttcagcgagtcgcgaagctgaagtggcaatgggcaggccccTTAGTGCTGATggacgaccccgcactggaaagcgcagtgttggtcgaccccccactaggtggaccgaggacaaagaggttgcagggagccggaggatgctggcggctcgagaccgttgtttggAAGTACCCACCTAGTACTTACGTATGGAATATGTGAATTGTGtaactatcacgtgtctcaaacaatgaaggaaaaacatattgaggaaacctgcataccagagaattttcattctctgcgtgtgtaaagtctgccaatctgcattgggccagtgtggtggctTGGAAAACTATTGGAAAAACTTTAAGTTTGAGCTGCGAGTAGGGTCACCCGCAGGTTATTCCGGAGACGTAATAAATATTGCATCTGACTGTACATTGGTACAATATGAGAGAGGAACGTCAATCTACATCATACCTCATACCGTTTTGCAGCAGGTataaagtaaaacaataaaaaaaattaacaatttataaaagtttatttcgccttaacaatttaaaaaaggaagatttttttaaataaacctaTTCCGTCTCATCTAATCTTCTTTTTTTTGCGTAGTATTCAATCCTTTCTTTAAGGCTAGCTGTAAACAAATAACACAttttgtaagtaggtacaataatatACAGGGTAACTGAAAACGTATAGCGATCCATTTAAGGGGTGATAATAGGGATCATTACCTATCAAATTGCAATTTAAGAGGCAAAATTGTACAGATTTCGAAAAAAAGaggcatttctttttttttttattataatttaagaaatacCCACATTTCttaacttgaaatattttttgaaaccgGTACATCTTTCCCCGATCTACCCGACAACAATTTTATAGCTAATGATCCCTCCTATCACCCCATAAAGTAAACCTTAAGCAAAAAATTCAagaactataattttatttatatgtattgatactCACGACATGTTTCCCTTTCAAACAGCGGTATATAAGTTCTAGGTTTGACTCCTTGTATCAAACAGTTGGTATGCGCCATCACTCGGTCCTTGGTCATACTGGTGTCAACGTAATCCGTAGGTATCTTTTCTACCACGCTGTCTAGAATGCCTTCTAGATTGGTCACACAGTCTTTTATCATGGTAGACCTGTCAAAGGTTGgtttatatgaatttttcaaCTCCCATTTCGTTatttactcaatataaaacctcataCCATATTACAAAGCTTTTCGATTTTACAGGTCGTTtgataatgttcattaccactcgggtaaaccgtgctacaatgtttttttaatttaaatagttccacattattggctacaaaaattcaggcttccttataAGAGGCAAATTAAGGAGGCCACGCCCAACGCCAATTATATATCATTTACCAAGCTTTGCTAATTCTTTTATATCATGGTCATAAAAAGTTTTGTATGCCACTGTACGTACTTAGCCATTGAAGCACTCATGCTGTCTATTGTGCAAATCAGCTTCGCCACATTGCATAAAAATCACTCGTGCAACAATGGGCCTTATTACATGACaatggcataaataactacttTTGCAGACAGTGGCTAAGTTCCATTAAGCGACCACAATGATGAATCTCTATCACTCCTTCAGGATTTCGTATATCTACATCTTATTCGCTCACAGTATTATTATTTCATGTCATCTTTATGTAATACTTGCTCTTAGATCTACCCACGATATTAGACCCTCGTGATTTCCAATGTAGTTCCCATTCACGTATACGGgaatttaataacattatatggagataaaatataggtagctaattttactagctgataatgtagcttttcattggtgaaagtattttaaaacGTTTCAGTGGTTTAAAAGGCATTCATAACATAACAAaccaaaaatcaaatcttacctcttaataatattagtatggatgaaACACTTACTTGACATTATGTATAGTCCAATCGTTCTGCAACTGTGCTATAACATTCTTTAATTCCTCTTTATCATAATACCAGTCGTCTATGTCGTAGCTGCAGTGGAACAAGTTTAGAGGAATGTGAAGTGCCATGGTGTATTGCGgctttctgaaaaaaatattattcataatcACCTACTTCAAGGAGGTTATGTATTCACccgtatgtatgtaatattccaGATTGCacagttttttgtatttatattagtcTATATCATCCGCAAAACTGCGTGGAGGCGCtcagttttataattttctccTATTATATTTCATGTTGAAAAAATtgtgtatgccactgcacgtaaataCCCATTGTAACACTCTTGTTAGTAAGATGTAATGTATATTTGTCTCATTTGTGTTATAGgcattactttttaataataataataataataatttatttgccatattgtgggttacaaatagatcttacaataatagtatgattgccaacacaatttaccgagtaaatcagcgtgcaaatttttaccaatattttacaatagtacttatgttatacacattaattaaaaattattcacaagaaacaatatttaagtagatccaaaaattagatataaagCATGAAAATAGCgactgaggaaaatataaaataaatgtcaataaGTCAATGTACTTGAAGGTGGCATTAGTAAATACTtccgttaataaataaaaaagttatctttatttttctatatttttataatgtgttCCTCCGTAGCGTTTACGTAAAACAAAGTGGTGACGTAAAACAGTCATGTGGCATATATAAAGTGCTTTATGGCATCCtcgtttgtattttgtttttcttaccTTGGATATTTGTCTACATCCAGCAACTCTTTGACAACACTAGGCGGTTCCTGCCCTTGGCCAACCAGGACTAATACGGCCATTATACACCTGATCTGGTGCCAAAGAAATGAAGAACCTTCTATCACCAATTGATACATCGAAGtagctgaaaatatttttttatagcgaCAAATCAACCATGCATAGCATCTGTCAatcattttcaaataaaattctcgtaaagaaaattaaagaaatgttGCCGAATGGGCGGCgcaaagaaaaatattgctccctataaattttagtaaattattttagaaaatcgaGCTCGAGCTCAAAATAGTTTGAGTGAAAGAGTTGATAATTGAGATAGATTTTGAGTAGGTCGCTAGATTTAGTTTCAGGATACTCTATCGACTTACGACTCAGATTGCAACATAATGTCTACatctaagtgttcatttacatgagcggcagctgctacccaTGAGTGCAGTCGACGgctctcggcggcagccaacagcagtcgactgcagtaTAGAGATACATTTCAAAACAATTGACTAACTAGTTACTAACATAACTCGATGAGTCgaaaagctgaagtggcaatgagcaggacACATAgcttgaagagccgatggacgttggggtcccaaagtacgGAAATGGCGCAGTgatggtcgacccctcactagatgaactgaagacatcaagcgggttgcaaagagccgctggatgctggcggcttgacaccgtgtttggaagtccatgcaaaaggcctatatccatCGAATGATGAATGTaatgtagatgatgatgatgatgacgatgataatgatgattaattagAAAGAATAGTCAGTACTTACCACAGTCACGATCATTTTCATCAACAGGGACAATATCTGCTGTGAATATCTCCCTCCGAAATTCCGTGACGTTATTACCGACGTCCATCTTACAAAGATGGCGGAAGTCGTGCGAGCCAATCAGATAGCCGCACGCGGTGCGCATTGCGCACACGTCGAGGGACGATTTTGGGaaatagtatttatattttctcttATTGCAATTGaatctgaaaatttaaaaaaaatatggtgaaTATTAAAAGGCGGTAATAAgccaaataggctcttaaagttTATTCTATTTTGTAGCACAACCTTCAaatcgatcaatagaaaggacatagttACAAggttatttatcgctttttagagtaatgcatctttgtaatcggtaaattattttttgttaaaaagtttttagtgtgtcctagcatagttaCCATAAATGgcacagtatgggcaatttcgttattgtcagttattttgattttgacacaAAACTAtcgaaccgattttcataaaaatcaaatgggaccaatctagaagtatactctttcaaacaaaataattttacgtagaattgagaaccttctccttttgaagtcagttaaaaaacaagtgtgtaaaatatttaaaaaattcttttactttcggaaagccatgttatttctgagtgtcacaggctttattttatccccgtatttgcCCGGGAACGGAAATGGGTCTcctagtttattaataaaattaccttGCACTGAACTCCGGTTTATCCTCAGGTATCGGCATCCACGCTACAGCTCGGATATCCTTCGGCAACAATCTGTTCAAGATCTTGCAATACGGCAATTCTGATGACAGGGAATCCGGCAGAGTCTGTTCAAATGATTCGTGGTTGCTGCGTAACGTTATTGATATCACctgaaattgatgaaaaaatctcagaccaactactttgtataggacctgcctcgctagaggtcaGCCCTCTGTTAAAAGTAAGATCATGATCAAACatattcatacaaactgcgtcaaacgaatcaatgtttcattgtattaaaattacatgtgtatgtataacgatttaaaatttatatttgtgagaacacaggatatatttattggtgttatttattattctgggtcttatttatattattctggtagctaactgggttaccaggatATAAAATTTTTTTGAGCGTCAAAAGAgataccacgcaatttgtaataCATCGTggttgttaagttgtataactattaattaagcaacagtaaaaatagCTGGTAAGTAACAACTTTAAATAACCTCATTACtaatacaagttgggaggagagGAGTtcacccagttagctaccagaattaagaattttcgaagttgagcgtctcatcaagatgaagcttacggaaaattaacttgatagtaatcagttgtaataatgttccccggatcctgggttcttaatttttattaaattcttaatattgtttatattaaatttgatgagTCAAGTACCCTATTTTACCTGTCCAAACGCACTAACTCCCTTATCAGTCCTCCCGCATCTATTATATTGGGACTTTTCCCTGCTCTCTATCAAACATGACTTTTTTAAAGCGTGAAACAGATGGTGTTCTACAGTCTGTGTTGTGTCTTCCTGCACAACAAAGCCTTGGTAGTCCCATCCGAAGTATAGGATGTGTAGAAGTACCCGACGGTAGTGACATCTGGGGACAACACAGAAATAAGTAGTTTGTACATTACTCTCTAAGTCATGATATGACTGCTGTCTTTGATTCAGAGAGTGTATATTcaaatctggtccagggcatgcacctccaacttttcagttgtgcattttaagaaaataaatatcacgctttaaaaaaaaggaatgtcttaaatggtgaaggtaaaacatagCAAGGATACTTgcatatttgaaaattttctcaattctctatgtgAAGCCTGCTGATCTATATTGGGCCAGCgcagtggactattagcctaaccccctCTGATACTTAGTTCAaccacatatgttttctgtggttcaacagtgagacgaatatgggtttttagtGATGATGGCCCACCGGATATGACACAGCCCCAAACCAAGATAGCAAGGAATCACAGTCCACACAAGGGCACATAGGTCAAGATGCCTCAACCCAGCCCCAAAAGGGGCTGAAAGACAATCATCCACCCACCC
Above is a window of Bicyclus anynana chromosome 8, ilBicAnyn1.1, whole genome shotgun sequence DNA encoding:
- the LOC112058611 gene encoding tRNA pseudouridine(38/39) synthase, yielding MADRIEMLPPKKKRTKGLTKEDLLILDKNDLVERILQLEAHNHQLKNKLSKNLENGRNSDSVTRENRKFDFAKCHYRRVLLHILYFGWDYQGFVVQEDTTQTVEHHLFHALKKSCLIESREKSQYNRCGRTDKGVSAFGQVISITLRSNHESFEQTLPDSLSSELPYCKILNRLLPKDIRAVAWMPIPEDKPEFSARFNCNKRKYKYYFPKSSLDVCAMRTACGYLIGSHDFRHLCKMDVGNNVTEFRREIFTADIVPVDENDRDCATSMYQLVIEGSSFLWHQIRCIMAVLVLVGQGQEPPSVVKELLDVDKYPRKPQYTMALHIPLNLFHCSYDIDDWYYDKEELKNVIAQLQNDWTIHNVKSTMIKDCVTNLEGILDSVVEKIPTDYVDTSMTKDRVMAHTNCLIQGVKPRTYIPLFERETCPSLKERIEYYAKKRRLDETE